A stretch of DNA from Solea solea chromosome 11, fSolSol10.1, whole genome shotgun sequence:
GGGGGAGTGCGATAGTTTGGGAGCAGACGTGGAGGACAGGGAGGGTTTGTGTGCTAAGATGGAGGACTGGGAGGATTTGGGGTTAGATGAAGGGGCGGAGCCTGGGGAGGATGCAGGTGGTGAAACTGAGGTGTCCAACCCCTCTGCGTCCGCTTTGCCACTGGCCTCTGTCACCTTCAGCATCTTCAGATTGATTTTGATAGGGTTCACTTTCAGTTCTCCAGAGCCgtcgtctctctgtctctcatcgtcgtcctccccctcctcccccactCTCATACGAtctgcctcctcttccttcttcttctctgctgctgctctcttcctcctctctgagAACCAGCTGTGGATTTCCCTTCTGGTCATCTTGGTCTCGGTTCGCAGTCTGTCCACTTCTTCCTCGGCTGGATCAGGGTCCTGGGCGAAACTGGATTCTAGTGCTTTCACCTAAACAGGACACAGGTGTGGACAAGGTCAGTACCTGAAGAAAACTTCAAAAATGCTTTTTCAATCTCAGAGTTAGttactttctgtcacttttgaACTAAATATCTTTGGGTTTTAATTTCCGTGATTCAGGTGTGCTATGGTTAGCGGCTAATGACGCCTCAAACCACTAACTTCCTGCAGAAATGAAGGCGGTTGCAGAGATAAGATTGCTTCTTCCTATTCTTCCTAACCATTTTTCCCCCAGTGTTTATATTTTCATCTTCAGCCGAGTGAAGTCACACTAATTTATCCAATTTAttcaggttttgtttttctcccgaCTACAAAATCACACCATCGCAGCCCTAGTTCACAACTGATCAATGAAtccattattaatcaattactgtAATAACTGCCACATTCCAACTCTTTAGAAAAATcaagtaatgtttttattaaaacaagtttggtGACAATAggtcctggtttctttgctgctcTAACGCAGTGAACTGAATGTTcttgtacaaaacaaaacaaaacattggaGGAGGATTTGAGGTTCGGGAAGCAAACTGTCCTcattcacaacatccatgaaccttctgtGGTCTTACTCTATTCCTCCTGCTCCATCTTCAACaccctttgtccaatataatcactctCCCTCCactgcacatgaccaaaccatctcaactgAACCAAcagaatatgctcatttctagccctgtccatcctggtcactcccaacaaaaacctcagcatcttcagctctgccacctccagctccgcctCTTTGTCTTTTAGAAAGCGCCACTGTCTCCAAACCATACATTATAGCAGGTGTCGCTACCGTCTTGTAGAGCATCCCTTTGACTTTTGCTGCCATCAGCCCCaacactcgtctccacccactccaccgtACCCTGCGTTCTCTTCTTCACCACTCTTGACCCCGGgatttaatctctctctctctctctctctctctctctctctctctctctctctctctctctctctctctctctctctctctctctctctctctctcttctctctctctctctctctctctctctctctctctctctctctctctctctctctctctctctctctctctctctctctctctctctctctctctctctctctctcctctctctcctctctctctctcttctctctctctctctctctctctctctctctctctctctctctctctctctctctccacgtGTCCCCTACTCTCACTAGACTTCaaaatcatctgcaaaaaaCATGGTCCCACAGAGACCCTGCCTGACCTCGtctgtcaacctgtccatcGCCATTTCAAACAAGGGGCCCAGATCTGATCCCTGATGTATCCCAAAATCACTCCAAGTGCACACCTCACCACTGTCTCACTGTTCTAATACATCCTCCTGCACCACCCTCACATACTTTTCTGCCACTCCCCACTTCCTCATTCCATTCTCTTGGCACCCAAAGCATATATTGATTAATTTATCACAGAAGTAAGTTAGATAATAATTCATGTGTCCTGGTCGTCTCTCCTGTGTTGGATGCAACATTACACCAATAATTCTTATTTCTGTGCCGTTTGCAGTCGTCTCGCAACATTGCAACCTgtgttaaccctaacccacaatATTTATTGAGAAACATTGTGTGATGCTGGTTTGAATGTAAACTTTTAGACTTTTGTTCATTGTTACGCACTATAACTTATATACACGGGATGGGAGTCATTTTGTTGGCGCAGACCAAATTAAAGACTGTATAGTTGTCAATGTATTGCTTAGTAGTGTAAAAATACTTTTGATTAATTGTGAAACTGCAGTGGGTGAGAGGACATCAGCTGTGGAGGTGGTCTTTAATGCCTCCTGTTGGGATTTAGATGCATTACTTAAAAGGTGAATATTTGTAAACCGACCATTCAGGACTAGGGGTGCAACAAAGAATCAATGAATCAACTATTTAGATAATCGTTTGAGAGTTTGTTGttaataattaaacacatttcagatttttctgattttttgctcaatataataaagaaatcattaaaataaattcattttgGTTTAAGGACAAAACAAACCCATTTGAGAtcattatttcaacattttctggagcatgGACCGTGGAAGAATAGAATATGCCGTTACACTGGAATTTCATGTGATCTACCAGTGCGACTTGTCCAACTCTAAAAGTCTGAACTCTTAAAACATGCATGTTCATCAATGTTCAACACCTGATGGATTATGAAACTAATCATTAGAGGGGCCATTCACACATTTTGTCAACCTGCCTCGTTTGTGCTACTCGAGGTTCTCACCTGATGGGGTTCCCTCTCCTTGTAGCGGATCGCTGTGAAATCAGGAGAAGGTGGTCTGTGGTGTCTACGCGAATGGTGTGGAGGGTGAAGTGGGAGTCTGTGTTGCAGTTGGACTGTGAGCTGCAGAGCTGTGCTGCGGTGTTTTAGCACCAGaattgctgttgctgctgccgcttTCTGACAAGTCACCAGGGTTGGTACTGCCAGCCGTGCCACTCCCTGGTGTACTTGTTCCACTCCCTGTTCCCACAGTAGTGCCAGATCTATTGTTCTGTGCACCTGTGCTTGTGCGCGGGCCTTTGTGGTTGCGGAAGTGGTAGCGCCGATCGCTGAACCACTTGCGGACTTCTCGCACGGCGAGCCCAGTCAGTGCAGTGAGgcgctccacctcctcctggcCGGGAAACTGAGTGACCTGGAAACTGTCCTTCAGAGCATTGAGCTGCTCTTGAGACTTCTTGCTCTTGAAAAAGCTTGGGTCCAGGAATGCGTTCACGGGTGTCCGCGAGCCAAACGCGCTGCTGATGGGAGCTGAAGGGGACGGGGAGGAAGATTTGGAGCCAGGGGAAGGAACATCCTCCATTTTGAAGGACAGAGGGTCCGTACCGGTGGGGTCAGCATCATCTGTGCTTGTGctagttgtgttgtttttgttgccttttttgCTGTCTGTGGTGCTTTTACCGTCCGTGGTTACACTCTGCACAACGCTGACGTCGCTGTTCTTATCATTTACATGGCCGCGAGCATTAATTCTACTCTTGTTACTGCAGTCTGCATTAGCTACGCTGTGTTTACCGTTGACACCCGCTCACCTTACTGTGACCACTGCCTCCAAGACTGAGGTTGATGACACTGGCTTGACTGCTACTAACAATGCTATTCAAAACCCCTCCCCCACTCCGACCACCGCCTTGCTCATGCTAATAACCGtgctcccgctgctgctgctgcctacTGTCCCCACAAACATGCTGACACCTTTGTCTGCCACCAGGGCTGCGGCAGGCCGCGCCTGCATCATGGGACGAGCTGCGGCCTGGGGTTTAGGTGTGACGGCCAGAGCTACAGGAGCACTGTTGACCTGGATACCGTTGGTCATCACAGGCTGCGTGACGATTACCGCCCTGGCTGACGAGAGACCCTTGCAGGATGCTGAGGGATCCCAGCGGCCCCCAGTGACGCGGGCAGGACTGTGATGGTGTGCTGACTGTGTTGGCTGTGGGTCTGATGCTGCATGCTGGATGGTGCCGTctggatgatggtgttgaacaTCTTTCTCCTGGCCTCCTCGATCTCCTCAGGAGACCAGCTGATGCCCTGTTTAAGTCTCTGGGCTGTGAACCAGATCTTTATCTGCTCTTCGGGGAACCTTGTGACCACAGTTAGGTAGCACAGCTCAGCCTTGGTGGGGTACGGGAACTTATTGAAGGAGGTCTtcaagaaggaggaggagtccaTGGAGGCACTGTATGTAGGGATGCTGCTTAACGGAATCATCACcttgaaggagagaggagatgatTATGATTATATTAACTGCTTAATTCAATATagggaaatataaaatatgtaaaaaaaaaacaaaaaaattactttGGGAAGGTTttcagaggaggaaggagaggcagaggaggtTGTGATTGTGCTTCTGTTCTGAACCACTGAAACCACCTGTGGCAAACAGATGATTTTAAGTTAtcttattaaaaataatgtaaataataactTGTGtataaaagaaacagaaacaccacACACCTGTGAGATCGGGGTTTTGAGCACAGGTAACGCTCCAGAGCCGTTAACTATCTGAATTGCCGAGGGTAGCGTGACCTTGGTGATTCCATTTTGAACTATTGTGGGAACGTGGGCGACCTTCACTGCAGCagtctcttttctctccacatCTCTGGACGAAGCGACAGAGTGAGGGTCTGGGGAGGAATCGCTGCAGACCGAGTGAGACACCATAATCCGCTTGGGCTCCGACTTGCCCTTCAGCATCCTCATAATGGGGGTTTTGCTTATTGTAATCTCTGCATCCTTGCCCGAATCTGCCTCAATGATCAGATTCTGCTCCACCACGACCCCTTTGTCCTTCTTCCTCAGTTGTAACGTGGTGTTCCACGTGCTGGGGTGAACTCTGGCATTGTGCAGGGCCAGACCCTCAAACTTGGGTGCCGAAATCCCGCAGCTCAAACATAAGAAACTGGGGTCTGCGCGGAAGTCTGGGTGCCCACTGTAGACGTGATCCAGGAACAAATTAAGATCATGGGTTTCAAAGTTACAAGGCTTACAGGTGTAGGTGCCAGCACCTTCCTTGTCAATGTTCACCACCTCTGGTTTAGAGGACTCCCCGGGGTCTATGTGGACGTGTTTCTCCACTGCAGAAATCTTGGTCTGACGGAGAAGAACCGAGTCCTGATCAACCTCCTCTAAAGGACGTATAACCTTGCTCGGTATCATACAGGGAACAGTAGATTTCCTTTTGCTAGCCATGGTGAGACCGCAGGGTGAGAAGGCTTGGACAAATGAGAGTGGGCGGGGTGCGAGCGAGAATGCAAGCCGACTATAGACCAGACGCGGGGGAAGGAGGACCGCAGTACTTGTTGTCCATAGGTCCACTTGAAGTTCTCACTGCTCTTTTGAttaaaaaacctggaaatgagagagagagagagagagagaggaaggagaacaTGTGTCAGTTCATTGTTTTCTGTCAAGATTACAATACGATACACACCTGAAATGACAAATGATGTATAGTGAAGTACGGAAAGAGATGCAAAAGCAGGCGCGAGGAGGGGAAATAAGATGGGATATCTCACACTGCTTTACTCTCAGCTCGACAAAACGTATGCACAGCTGGATGTTTTCAAGTAAAATATCAACAGTTAATAATATTAGCTGTTCACAGATTCAGACGACGCTTAAAATCCTGGAgctgtaaatatttaattaaaaaagggggaaaaaatgtaaGTATTCCCCACACTGTTGCGGCTGTGTCTTTTATGGGGGGCATTAAAACAAGCTCAGTCTGCTTCCTTACTAAAGGCATTTTAGGAGAGCTCCTGTCCTTCCTCCGCTTTCCCCTCCCCCACGCAACTCCGTCTCACTTCCCCTCCTTCAGACACACCCCCACACAGAGAGCACATTCAGCATTTCTTTTAATTGTAGTTTAACTGGACAcctttttcaaacaaaaatttcagaaacacacacacacacacacttaaatgaatgtgttgctTTTGATGCTTGACAACTGTGTGCAAGTGGGTGGTTCCACAGATGTTCCATGGGAAGATGCCATTCCTCGCTAAACAATGGCACACAGCGCACGACACCAACCTGCCCCACAAATATGCATCGTAACGTTTTCACGTCACCTCAAGATCCTGCATCTCAAAAGTGGAAAAGTTTCCTGTGGAGTAACTTTCGCCCTCCTTCCTCCAACCATTGAAAAGGGTAGTGATGTAGGATCAGAGGAGAGCTCTAGGGCAATTACTCCACCAATCACTTTGCACAGACATGACACCTCTcgcacagagcagcagcagcagcagctcacaaaAGAAGTTCAAAAGGATTGTGAGACATCAACATCTAAAATATAATacacttaaaaagaaaagtccagTACCACCTTACgcaaaaacattttacaagCAAATCCAAACCAAATTAAGCTTTTTTTGGGTAAACGGCTCAAATCTAAAATTGTCTTTCCCTTCCCGCAGACAAACATAACCACTCCATGCAAACATTGAACTGGTCTGAGACTACTTTCAGACTGAGCGTAACCTCTCTTTGCACACTATAAACATCTCAGGTGAGCAGGAGATGCCAAGTCAGTGTCATCATGCGATAAAGTCTCGGATAAAGCGTAGGTTGTTTAATCCATGTAGCCACCGCCCGCGCAGCCATGCTTTGACACAGAAAGTCACAGCTTAAGGCCCAGTGAACCCTCACAGGACTGAGGTGTGACCAACGTGCACACAGTTCATGTTTCAGTTccagttaaagggatagttcaggtttattGAAGTGTAATTGTATGATGTGGCTtcacatgtgctgtgtttaaatATACGGCCAGCAAAAGGTCTGTtcatgagaagaagaaaaaacagttttagaTGTGACAGGCAGAGCGAGaaggaggggagaaaaaaacatgggttgatatgttaatattgtggtggtggtggctacAAATAAACCAACATATGTGCTGATAAGTGtgaaaatactgtgaaactgcAGCGGGCCAGAGGACGTCTCTCAGATCAACTCACAAAACCACGTTCCTgagcatgcacaaacacaatccatccatcttctcatTAGAGACCACCTCCTCCACTGACCCCCTCTGACCTTTGGCAGTTTCACAGTGTTTGTAACACTTCTTACAGCTcaacatgttcatttatttgtagccaACATCACGATATTCAAATGGATCaacacatgatttattttctcatggTCAAATCTTTGGTGTTTCATGCGACAGCAGTGTGTGGAAAGATTCCACTTCCAAGATGGGAAACGCAGCTCCACCCTGATCATATACCcagatatatatacagtatttctgattgtcctccaagtaccaccagaggaagtttGTGTGCCTCAGTTAACATGCACCTGTCTATCTGTGATCAGATGGTAATAGAACATCTAAACAGAGCGATAGTCGTTGAGCTCACttataaaacagattttagccagcTAACAAAAGGCTCACAGAACAACATGTATGTCTGCTTAGGTTTATGCCATCTTGAGAATATGTTGATAGCCTTATCTCATCGTTACACAGAAAACGTTTCAGTACACCCCTCACTTCCTGCTACATGGTCTACTaggaaaagcagtgattttgtGTGATGTAATTTACTCAAGTAACACAAACTTTCCAAAGCAGGCAGCAGTAGACCCCGCAGCACCTGTATAGCCACTAAAGCTAaacatttggattttttttctctggactttggtgtgggagagtgagcagtttacaaaagtCAACAGTAAATGAATCATCACTCTACAGTTCTGAACCAACACCACGAATAACCAAAATAAACCCCTCTCTTTGgaggttaaagggttaaaggccAAATACTGAGGAGGGGAACGTGATGCCCCTTTTTCCCCTGTGTATCCCCCCCCCCAGAGTGAGTAACTGGCCTTGGCTGGGGCTGTTCTGCACACTCCTCCTACTCTTGCCCCATTCAATACTGCATCAGGGGGGCACTGCTCTGCCAAGGccagcaggcaggcaggcagactgGTCACATGACCATCACAAAAGCTCATGGGTGGGCAGCCCCAGTCATCCATCACGTGGTTCTGGGTGGGCAAGCGAGACGAGGGGAAATGGAAAGAGGCTGGTGGGGGATGGGCAGTCGGTTCGGGGTGAGGAGGCGAGGGCAGGAGGGGCGGGCGGCTGTTGTGGAGGAACCACTGAGGTGTTTCGGTGAGGAATTTTCCTCCCCGATACCCTCCGCCAACCAGCCGACACCACACCATCCCACCCCACCCTGCCAACCCCCGCTCCCAAACGCCCCCTTCTTGCTCCAAACTACAATCACACAGTccttccctcctttcctccctccctccctccctattTGCTGTGCTGCAGAGCCTGGAATGTTCCAACCCGAGCTCTTCAGCCACTGGACATAACCAGCAGGTTCAGGGCTCTAATGCAAAAATATCTGCCTcaagaaataaacacaagggCAGAAAAATTCCATCATTCATGCACATGCTCACAACTGTCAAGACTACAATACAAGCCTGTGCCACATGCTGGTGATGACATAGGTCCACAGGTCTCATTCAGGTGAGGGCTGAGAAACAATGTGCAACGCAGCAGCCAAGCTGTTCCTGCTGGTGGTGCGAGGAAACGGGCAGCTCGTTTCTCACCGACGCTTGGTCCTGTTGACTCAGACCTTACGAGTGTGTTGACCAATAACTGTAATTTGAATGCAGCAGTGACCATGTGGTGACAGTGGGCTCGGGGCTGTTATTTGTGTTAGCATTTGCATGTGTCGGTTTCCTGTCAGAttgagagatgagagagagaggtagggTGGGGTGTGGACGggggtgcgtgtgtgtttgtgtgtatgtggtgtgtggGGGTGGCTGCCTGCATGCCTGTGTGTAAGACTTGTTTACTGAGGTGGGCTGCCAttttgtcctgtgtgtgtgtgtgtgtgtgtgtgtgtgtgtagagtcaAAAATTTCCCAGTGACacacaaaccgcaaacacaatgtttttatcCTCCCGGGTCATAACCTGTGTTATCCATGCCTGCTCAGTGGCTCGGCACACTCTGTACGTTTCCATGCAGAGTAGCTCTACACTTCACCATCTCATTGTCCCAGTATTTTAACACTAGCGAAGAATCGATTTATCGAATGAAGTGTGtcctttagtttagtttagcttAGTTTAATTTAGCCCAATTTAGTGTATTTTGACCATTCATCAACTTCAAAATCCCAGTGGACAAAGCTTAAATTCTGTCTCGTCTCCATGTTTTCCTGCTGTTGTCCTCTGCTTCTGTGAATtggcttcttctattatttccaggtcaaaTAGTAGGGGTGGGAGCAGTAGAACATTCATAGGAGTGCCTAGGCCAGTAGACATGCAATGGTAAAACGACTCCGAGCCaaattatctgggtgtgttaatCCCACTTTGAGAAAGGCCTCAGGTAGGATAacatttttacatgtattttaaagttttaagtctgtttttagtCCTGGccaatgtaataatttgatttttcTAAACGTAAAAAAGGTATCAAGTGTGACCGCCTTTCATCCATGATCCTGATTCTTGTCATGGTCTGAGCCACTTCCTGAGCACAGGCCAATAATAGCCTtctagtcacacacacacactaaatccTACTCCTCAGTCACATCACATCGCATTCTGAAGCTGTGAGCAAACTCAATCATCCCGATCTGTGTGTTCTCTTTACTATAGGTGTACAAAATATGAGGTCCTTCCCTTGTTAGCTAAATGACTTGTTTCTActcaagtctgttttttttccctccctatTTTCCCCCTCAATCCTCCCCCCCTTCACCCTCTGCTTCTCCCTCCAACTGTTCcttctttcctccctctccGAGCAAGTTTGGCCCAGGGAGACAGGTCGGCAGCGCCACTGGTGTGTTACTGTCCCCATGGCAACCACCTCCCacccccttcctccctccttccctctctcccacCAGATCGTTTCTCTACAGCACATGAGTGTGGGtaaccatgcacacacagctacacatacaccttcacacacaaacccctATTGCCATCCAGTCACCGTGGGTCCAAAGGAGCCCGTTTGTTCCACACACCCTAGTGAGTGTTGTTGGGAAAGTCTCTACCCTGCTCCTGTTTCAATGCCTCACTCACGCAGTGTTGATGTCTCTCAGTTAGGTGTGGTCACCGTCGTCAAGGCATGCCATTGGTCAGGGCTGATGCCGTCTCTTCCTAGTAACCAAGTCCCTGTCGAGACATCTCCTTGGGCCACTGCTGccactgccc
This window harbors:
- the zhx3b gene encoding LOW QUALITY PROTEIN: zinc fingers and homeoboxes protein 3 (The sequence of the model RefSeq protein was modified relative to this genomic sequence to represent the inferred CDS: inserted 4 bases in 2 codons; deleted 4 bases in 3 codons), with translation MASKRKSTVPCMIPSKVIRPLEEVDQDSVLLRQTKISAVEKHVHIDPGESSKPEVVNIDKEGAGTYTCKPCNFETHDLNLFLDHVYSGHPDFRADPSFLCLSCGISAPKFEGLALHNARVHPSTWNTTLQLRKKDKGVVVEQNLIIEADSGKDAEITISKTPIMRMLKGKSEPKRIMVSHSVCSDSSPDPHSVASSRDVERKETAAVKVAHVPTIVQNGITKVTLPSAIQIVNGSGALPVLKTPISQVVSVVQNRSTITTSSASPSSSENLPKVMIPLSSIPTYSASMDSSSFLKTSFNKFPYPTKAELCYLTVVTRFPEEQIKIWFTAQRLKQGISWSPEEIEEARRKMFNTIIQTAPSSMQHQTHSQHSQHTITVLPASLGAAGIPQILQGSLVSQGGXIVTQPVMTNGIQVNSAPVALAVTPKPQAAARPMMQARPAAALVADKGVSMFVGTVGSSSSGSTVISMSKAVRSGGGVLNSIVSSSQASVINLSLGGSGHSKVSGXVNGKHSVANADCSNKSRINARGHVNDKNSDVSVVQSVTTDGKSTTDSKKGNKNNTTSTSTDDADPTGTDPLSFKMEDVPSPGSKSSSPSPSAPISSAFGSRTPVNAFLDPSFFKSKKSQEQLNALKDSFQVTQFPGQEEVERLTALTGLAVREVRKWFSDRRYHFRNHKGPRTSTGAQNNRSGTTVGTGSGTSTPGSGTAGSTNPGDLSESGSSNSNSGAKTPQHSSAAHSPTATQTPTSPSTPSRRHHRPPSPDFTAIRYKEREPHQVKALESSFAQDPDPAEEEVDRLRTETKMTRREIHSWFSERRKRAAAEKKKEEEADRMRVGEEGEDDDERQRDDGSGELKVNPIKINLKMLKVTEASGKADAEGLDTSVSPPASSPGSAPSSNPKSSQSSILAHKPSLSSTSAPKLSHSPKPSTGRGKKTAEQLHMLKQVYARTQWPTAAQYDDLISTSGLTRPEVVRWFGDCRYVQKNGQLKWLEEYQKTALEDDLLREKTQILQTHLENHGMLDETQLQDLVEQSGLTADLVKHWFTTKATLLQTEPKNHVTACAAELEPVVPGMAAQPQPTGSSPLESQPGGGSEEKMEQSVCGGVAADAEEVDADKTLDPTEGD